Part of the Oncorhynchus masou masou isolate Uvic2021 chromosome 24, UVic_Omas_1.1, whole genome shotgun sequence genome is shown below.
ttgtccaacacataatatttttgaaaaactgaacatttgctatctaactgagagtctcctcatttgaaaacatctgaagttcttcaaaggtaaatgattttatttgaatgattttcttgtttttgtgaaaatgttgctggctgaattctaggcttatagctatgctagctatcaatactcttacacaaatgcttgtttagctatggttgaaaagcatattttgaaaatctgagatgagtgttaacaaaagtctaagcttgagagcaaatatttcatttcatttgcgactttcatgaatagttaacgttgcgttgtgctaatgagcttgaggctataaataggatcccggattgctcgacgcaagaagttaacagtGTGTgattttgtcagcacattcaactatgtaaagaaagtatttaataaaaatatttcattcattcagatctaggatgttttattttagtgttccctttttttttttggagcagtgtatttattatggatccccattagcagcagctactcttcctggggtccagcaaaaattaaggcagttttaTACAATTGTAAAAcattacattcacagatttcacaacacgctgtgtgccctcaggcccctaccccaccactactacatatctgcagtactaaatccatgtgtacgtgtgtatagtgcgtatgttatcatgtctGTGCCCAtatgtgttgcttcacagtccccgctgttccataaggtgttttttttaatcagtttttaaaaaatctaattttactgcttgcgtcagttacttgatgtggaatagagttccatgtagtcatggctctatgtagtactgtgtgcctcccatagtctgttctggacttggggactgtgaagagacctcttgtggcatgtcttgtggggtatgcatgggtgtctgagctgtgtgccagtagtttagacagacagccctGTGCATTCAACCTGTCAATACCTCTCAAATAAAAGTAGtcatgaagtcaatctctcctccactttgagccaggagagattgacatgcatatttttaatattagctctctgtgaaCACTCAAAGGCCAGcggtgctgccctgttctgagccaattgcagtTTTCTTATTTTTTCCCTTCTGGCATCTGACCActcaactgaacagtagtcaaggtgtgacaaaactagggcctgttggacctgcgttgttgatagtgttaagaaggcagagcatcactttattatagacagacttttCACCCATCTTAGCTAcgactgcatcaatatgttttgaccatgacagtttacaatctagtgttactccaagcagtttagtcatctcaacttgctcaatttccacattatttattacaatatttagttgaggtctagggtttagtgaatgatttgtcccaaatacaatccttttagttttagaaatatttggggcttattccttgccacccactcaaACTAACTGCAgatctttgttgagtgttgcagtcaatTCAGTCGTTGTTGTAGTTGACgagtatagtgttgagtcatccccATACAtgaaactctggctttactcagtcagtggcatgtcgttagcaAAAACTGAAAAAAAGCAAGGGGCCGAAACAGCTACCCTAGGGAATGTATCTATGCATTTACCTATGCGTACCTCAAcaaaccagtaccccctgtatatgatCTCGTTGCtgttatgtaaatgtattattaCTTTTTTATTGATTGgatttttttaaaacttttgtttatttagtcAATTTTATGAACTATATTTATTGAAGTGCATTGTTAATGGCTTGTAGTAAGAGTTTCACGGTAAGGtaacacctgttgtgttcggcgaatgtgaaaacatttgatttgaacgtTATAGCTATGTGATGGTGGTTAAGTAGACTAACGAGTAAGTTAATAGCtcttgatcatgactctcagttccattaaaCATGAGTCATTGGACAAAGGCATCTTCTGTAGTGGGGAGTTTTGTTAAGATCCCCGACGCTCGGTCTGAACATTTAAGTTAACATGCATCGCTTGTGGTATGGTTTGGAAGCATAAGGAACTTATCAGCGAGAAATGCTGAAGAAAAAAAAGTCTACATACCTTGATAGGGTTAGTGTTGTCACACTGCCGTATCTCCATGTTACACGCTTGTCTATGTTAGGCGAGGCcaccacctgtgctaattagctatctagcatgctcctccgaacacctgtgtgtaagcaTGAATCGGGAAGTGTAGTTTTGTTTTGTTGGATGGATCTGTGAAACACGtagctttttttatttttaaaaattgtGCGTTTCTTTCTCACTGATAAAAGGTAAGCGCTATATGTTTCGAAAGCCGTATTGCAAGCGGTGATTATTGATGTTTCTAAATGTTAAAAACAGCGTCGGGATTGTAGTTCACATGAGGCAGTTGTGGGTGACGCTAATGGCTAATAACTAGGGAGAAGGCAGCAAGCCCCTTGAGTTTTTGAGAGCTTGTAAGATGTCTTATTGAGTGCATAACCCTTAGCTTTATGGAGCAAtgcttagttagctagctacattattcATGTTAACTCACTGTTTGTTCTATTGTTTACTTTTCAGCTATTGGAAGATTGTGCGAGAAATGTAagttttaaaaacatgttttacataATGTTGTCCCTTTCTCCCATACAGGGTGTATTTGCTGCCCTTTAATTTACCCTCATAACTCCTAGAGTAGAGACAGTAATCATCAACACATGGTTTACTTTTATATTTAATTACCCCAGTTCAAAATGCCACGGCATTAAAgtctcatccccctcttctcctagGTGATGGAAAGTGTGTGATCTGTGACTCATATGTGAGGCCTTGCACACTGGTGCGCATCTGTGACGAGTGCAACTACGGGTCGTACCAGGGGCGCTGTGTCATATGTGGAGGTCCCGGGGTGTCTGACGCTTACTACTGCAAAGAGTGCACCATCCAGGAGAAAGACGTtagtcctctctcgctctctcatatatatttatatatgtgtgtgtagaaAAGCCTTCACACCATTCAATGCTCCCGTATGCAATGTTTCCAATAAACTATACAGAATCATTCAATATTGTGCTTCTTCGACATATTCCGTTCTTGATCAATGTCTTGTGAAAAATGGAAATATGTCCGAGATGCTGAGTAATGATATGTGGTTGTAATAGTAATTTTTAAACAATCTCAATGTAATGTGAGAATACACCGACAAGTTATTTTttttctactcctctctactggaTGTGACAGCGAGATGGATGCCCCAAGATTGTGAACTTGGGCAGTTCAAAGACTGACCTTTTCTATGAACGGAAGAAGTATGGCTTCAAGAAGAGGTGAAGACAGGCCTGTGCTTTGCTTCTGTTTTTTTGTATGAACGTTTTTACCTTTGTGTGTGAACATGTTTTGACAATACAATAAAGCTTTATTTTACATTATTGCAATGCACATGATTGCATTTTCCCTGTAGTTTTGGGTTAATTATCTAGTGTTCATCATTTTTATGGGATGAACTGAGTTTTACACATGAATGAAATCTAATTTCATATGAAACTAGAACTGGGAAGAATTACCATCAGGAAAGATTGGCAATAGTTTCCCACAAATCTCTATTCCCCAAACACTTGCAAATCTAATAAACCTCTGCGTGTTAATGTGTTAAAAGCATGTGCTTCCACaatgctgtattctactgtttATCGGTTTAATGGTGGAGTTAGACGAGCCGTTTAGTTTTTACATGCCAAAGTGATTGCTTTTTGTAAAAATGCTTTATCTGCCTTCACAATGGAAACTACTTTGTAAATCAAACATATTTTATGGAAAATAGACGGATTGTAAAAACTATTGGTCGCTAAATCCGGAGAAATGACGGACCATGTAAAAAAAACACTGTTGGTCACTAAATACGGTTAGAAGGACCACGTAAAAACGATTGGCTGGTATGCCTTCACCTGTTTGAGCAGTCGGCTGTAAATGCCCTCACCCGCTATATAATTAACGTATGGGTTGGTTCTGTCCTCAATAGTGCTGTCCAGTTAGAACATGATGTTGAGGCCCATCACTGTACTCATGatagtcaccacacacacacatcctttgaAGATGTTTATATGGTTTTGGTAATCCGAATGACTTGGAATCTTATTGTTATGGCTATTTTGATGCACACACAACATTCAGACATTTGTGTTACTGTCGACAATAAACAGTCCTAAGGAACATGTGTCTTCTCCCTTCTGATAACACTGACCTGAGTGGGCGGGTGCAGTGTCCAGTTGTGCATTTCCAATCGCTCTGATTGGTTGGGAATGGCAGGTTTATGATGGTTGAGGGATAACTAAGGTAGGCTGAGTAGCCAGACTAACGGGACTTTAGCGAAACTGAAGGGAATGTGAGGGGAAGTTAGGCAGTAGTGGGAAAAAGTAACCAGttgttatacttgagtaaaagtaaagatacctttaaaaattgctcaagtgaaagtcacccagtaaatactagagtaaaagtctaaaagtatttggttttaaatatacttaagtatcaaaagtaaatgtaattgctaaaatatacttaagtatcaaaagtataaatcatttcaaatacattATTTAGCAAAACAGCAGCATTTTCTTTGTTTTGTTTCGGAGACCCAGCGGCacaatccaacacaacacatttacAAACGAATAATTTGTAtttagtgagtccgtcagatcagaggcagtaggggtgtTCTCTTGAGAAGTGCATGAATTTCAgtgttcctgtcctgctaagcattcaaaatgaaacaagtacttttgggtgttagGGAAAATGAATGggataaaaagtacattattttcttgaggaatgtagtgaagtaaaagtagacAAAAAATATAAGTAGTAAAgaacagatacccccaaaaaacgacttaagtagtactttacaccactgaagtTAGGATGTCTTCAAATGTAGTTGTATGGTTTGTAAatcagtgtctcctgacccctcctgtctcagcctccagtatttatgctgcagtagtttgtgtcggggggctagggtcaggaGTACTTCTGTCCCttttcggtgtcctgtgtgaatctaagtgtgcgttctctaattctctcctctctttctttctctcggaggacctgagccctaggaccatgcctcaggactacctgacatgatgactccttgctgtccccagtccacctgaccgtgctgctgctctagtttcaactgttctgccttattattattcgaccatgctggtcatttatgaacatttgaacatcttggccatgttctgttataatttccacccggcacagccagaagaggactggccaccccacatagcctggttcctctctaggtttcttcctaggttttggcctttctagggagtttttcctagccaccgtgcttctacacctgcattgcttgctgtttggggttttaggctgggtttctgtacagcactttgagatatcagctgatgtatgaagggctatgtaaataaatttgatttggtttgatttaAATGGCTTTAAGCTATATCACCACCATCTAGTGGCCACAAATGAATGACACAAGATGTGATTCAGGACTCCAGCACTGCGGGTCACGGTAAATCACCATTTTAACCTTTATGCTTTTTTTTAACACAAAATAAGAACATTGACTTCTTCAAAAcggagatggcctcaatggcaAGTATGGGTAACTGCATTCGTGGAGTAttgctgcgttcaaaacaactcaAGAAAAAAAAACTAGCTCTGACTGGGGGAAAAGATAAGAGGTTTTGAACGGTCattcaactcggaattccaagtcaggAACTTGGGCCTATTTCTAGAGCTCTAACATTCTGACCTAAGAtgactgacgtcatgatttgaacTTTTTTCTACAAGTTCACAGTTAACTTAAAAGCACCAtgtggcctcctgagtggcgtaccggtctagaggcgtcactacagatcggGGTTCGATCCCAgtctgtgtcacagccggccgcaaCCTGGAAACCGATTAGGTGgcatacaattggcccagcgtcgtctgggttagggagggtttggccgcctgggatgtccttgtcccatcgcgctctagcaccTCCTTGTGGCGGCcgggcacatgcacgctgacGAGGATGTCGACTGTagggtgtttcctctgacacgttggtgtggctggcttctgggttaagcaagcagtgtgtcaagaagaagtgcggcttggcggggtcgTGTATTGGAGgtcgcatggctctcaaccttcgcctctcctgactccgtacaggagttgcagcgatgggtaACTACCAATTTGAATATcacaaaaaaggggtaaaaaaaataaaagcacTATGTGTCTAAAAGTGGGCATTGCGAAATAAGTGGGAGGGTCAACATATGGAAACAACAGGAAATTGAGCAGATTGGTTGCAACGCAagacaaataaaattgtatttgttgcGTACACAGTTTAgcgggtgcagcgaaatgctcaTGTTCCCAGTTCCTATCAATCAATGCAGTAAATGTCCACAAGCACACAATAAATCCAAAATGTGAAAGAGAGCGACCCGGCTTTAAGTATTTTACTGGTTTGTGACTAACTGACACCGCCCCCGGTTAGAGGGGCATAAAGCAGTCCAAGAGTTAATACACCCCGGAACTTTATTCAGTCACAGTAGAAGATGAACATGGGATGCAAAGTGGGAGAGATAGTGGAATAGTAGTGGTTCTGTAACAGGAGAAACAGAGTCATAATCCAGTCCAATGTACACAATACTATAACTGAGAGTACAAGTAGAGCAACAAGGCTATGAGCAAGAGAAGGATTGTATGCAAATGTATATGCTACCTGCAGGGTAGAGTACCCAGTGGTAGACGGCTGGTGAATGAGGGACAGAGTACTGGGGGAGGCCGTCTAGCAGTTGCTGTTGAACAGTTTGATGGCCTAGGGATAGAAGCTGGGTATCAGTCTCtcgttcccagctttgatgcacctgtactgtctccgccTTCTAGACAGTAGTAAGGTTAACAgtccgtggctcgggtggctgaggttcttgatgatcttcttggccttcttctgacaccagGTGCTgttgatgtcctggagggcaggcagtgccCCCGATGGTGTTTTGGGCTGACCACACCACCCCCTGGAGAGCCCTGAAGTTGTTGATGGTGCAAtaaagcccgacaggatgctctcaatggtgcatctgtagaagtttgtgagggacTTTGGTCCTGCTTGCTGTTTTcttgtagcattttagctaaacTGTTTAGGATTATTAACGTGGGAGGTTCGGAGAAGAGTTCGGGTTAGGCTTAGCTAAAACGCTATGAGGAAATAACAAAACGGACTCGAGTATCAACCAATCAGCTATTATGTTTCCATACCCCCACGTATGTTGTTCCTCCCAATTATTTTGCAACACCACTGTCAGAAACATTCCAAATATGCAGTTATTTGACTCCTCTATAGTCCTGCCTATGCTGTCAGACACCATAATGAGACAAAtataaagatgagtcctctaacTAACTCTATGGTTGGTCCCATCGCATAACCTCATGGACTACCCACTGGGCAGAtgtcagttcaatgtctagttaAGATTTAAACCTTTTGTTGAGTTAAATTCAGCTTTTGTGGTTTCTCCCAGTCTCAGAGAGACTTATGCAACAGTGACTGAATGTGTTAACACCTGGCATGGCCAGAGTTTTTTTTTAAGCCCAGTAAAATGCCATAAATGCCCTAATGTTGACTTTTTGCAAGTCCAATCAGTTTGccatgttgattcaacgtcacaatgattttttttgtgtggaaatgacatggaaataacattgattcaaccaggtaaaatgtcatgtttcatgggtcaattgtgactgactgacttacaataagtaatgagtagttatttatgatgcaaggttCGTTGTAGATCGGTCAGTCGATAGTCAGCTGCAATTTCAATCAAgccctattatatatatatatcccatttagcagacgcttttgtccaaagcgacttacaagtcggctggggccactacttttacatatgggtggccctagcgggaatcgaacccacgacgcttggcgttgcaagcgccatgcgccatgctctaccgactgagccacacagactCAGCCACACAGGCTCAGGCTCGGTCTTTGCCAGTTCCTCATCATTTCTTCCTCCCTATCTCCCCCAACAGATGGCATCGTTTCAGAGGCTTATACAACAGTGACAATGCGTTACACAACACCTGGCATGGACAGAAGTTTATTTTAAGGCCAAGTAAAATGCCAAAAAAGAGCCAATGGATAAACTCTGTCCTGAAAGGCTATTCATGGTGTGTTCCTTTGTCTGGCTGGTTTCTTCTAAAGACTCATGTCTGTCAGCTTTTACCCAGTGCCTCATGAAAGTAGATAGTACTGCAGCAAGACAGGGTGTCATATTACACTTAAACACAGACATGTAATTTAGCCACAAAACCACCTTCTCTGTGCGCTCAGTTTTCAACAATGCTTTATTCATATACAGGGCATATGTTATCCACACATAAAATGCCACAAAATTTGTATACAacgttaaaaaaaaaagattagaACATTCTCCAACAGTTCTAAAAAATGTCCCTGCACCAGTTGTATAACATATGTGCACATTTTCTTAATGTTGTGGCATACTTTTTTCCCAAAAAATATTGAACATGTCAGGAAGTGTGCTAATGTTTAGCGGTAACCCAATCAAGTCAGTGTTTTACTGACATTGTTTACGGGTTTATGGAAATCAAGATATTATCTTATGTTTTATAAAACTTACATCGTCTACCAGCTTTTCCAAATCAAAATCTTGGAACGCTTTCCTACATTATTATTGAAAGCCCGAATGATGCTACA
Proteins encoded:
- the LOC135512001 gene encoding PHD finger-like domain-containing protein 5A isoform X2, which produces MAKHHPDLIFCRKQAGVAIGRLCEKCDGKCVICDSYVRPCTLVRICDECNYGSYQGRCVICGGPGVSDAYYCKECTIQEKDRDGCPKIVNLGSSKTDLFYERKKYGFKKRT
- the LOC135512001 gene encoding PHD finger-like domain-containing protein 5A isoform X1 — translated: MAKHHPDLIFCRKQAGVAIGRLCEKCDGKCVICDSYVRPCTLVRICDECNYGSYQGRCVICGGPGVSDAYYCKECTIQEKDRDGCPKIVNLGSSKTDLFYERKKYGFKKSPRTMPQDYLT
- the LOC135512001 gene encoding PHD finger-like domain-containing protein 5A isoform X3: MAKHHPDLIFCRKQAGVAIGRLCEKCDGKCVICDSYVRPCTLVRICDECNYGSYQGRCVICGGPGVSDAYYCKECTIQEKDRDGCPKIVNLGSSKTDLFYERKKYGFKKR